A single genomic interval of Lacrimispora sphenoides JCM 1415 harbors:
- a CDS encoding collagen-like protein encodes MNNCRNNDDFCCFDRCCCCRPKCPQGPTGPTGPTGPTGPTGPRGPQGPTGPTGPTGPTGPRGLQGPTGPTGPTGPTGPTGPRGLQGLTGPTGPTGSTGPTGPTGPTGATGAQGPTGPTGATGAQGPTGPTGATGAQGPTGPTGATGAQGPTGPTGATGAQGPTGPTGATGAQGPTGPTGATGAQGPTGATGPQGPTGPTGATGAQGPTGPTGATGAQGPTGPTGPQGPTGPTGATGAQGPTGPTGATGPQGPTGPTGATGAQGPTGPTGVTGPQGPTGPTGPTGAQGPTGPTGATGAQGPTGPTGVTGPQGPTGPTGPTGAQGPTGPTGATGAQGSTGPTGATGPQGPTGPTGATGAQGPTGPTGATGAQGPTGPTGATGAQGPTGPTGPQGPTGPTGATGAQGPTGPTGPTGPTGSTGAQGPTGPTGATGAQGPTGPQGPTGPTGATGPQGPTGPTGATGAQGPTGPTGATGAQGPTGPTGSTGAQGPTGPTGATGAQGPTGPQGPTGPTGTTGPTGPTGSTGAQGPTGPTGSTGAQGPTGPTGATGAQGPTGATGPQGPTGPTGATGAQGPTGPTGATGSQGPTGPTGATGAQGPTGPTGPTGVQGPIGPTGPQGPQGPQGIEGSVGPTGPTGSTGPTGPTGPTGSTGSTGATGAQGPTGPTGPQGPQGPQGIEGPVGPTGPTGSTGAQGPTGPTGPTGVTGAQGPTGPTGSTGATGAQGPTGPTGPQGPQGPQGIEGPVGPTGPTGATGAQGSTGPTGPTGSTGATGAQGPTGPTGATGAQGPTGPTGATGAQGPTGPTGSTGATGAQGPTGPTGPQGPQGPQGIEGPVGPTGPTGATGAQGPTGPTGSTGATGAQGPTGPTGPQGPLGPQGIEGPVGPTGPTGAQGPTGPTGPTGSTGTTGAQGPIGPTGPQGPQGPQGIEGSVGPTGPTGPTGSTGPTGPTGSTGAQGVIGPTGPQGSEGPQGPQGIEGPVGPTGPTGPTGPTGASGAIPTAFFNADLSASGSFIDVPVGNVIYHLQFSTATQLTLFLIPATVPVLIDLKRSSQFDTTGVDAFTRDNFTLSASLDIDTIVFNSSREMHRTWLRQQNPVTGLWSLHEIDLFASNGSARVTIWIYQIFTNVSL; translated from the coding sequence ATGAATAACTGTAGAAATAACGACGATTTTTGTTGTTTTGATAGATGCTGTTGTTGCAGACCTAAATGCCCCCAGGGACCGACAGGGCCTACTGGACCAACTGGGCCTACCGGACCGACTGGACCTAGAGGACCGCAGGGTCCCACCGGACCCACTGGACCTACTGGACCTACTGGACCTAGAGGTTTACAGGGGCCTACTGGACCGACTGGACCGACTGGGCCTACCGGACCGACTGGACCTAGAGGTTTACAGGGACTAACTGGACCCACTGGGCCTACCGGATCAACTGGACCTACTGGGCCGACTGGACCGACCGGGGCTACCGGCGCTCAGGGACCGACTGGACCGACCGGCGCTACCGGCGCTCAGGGACCGACTGGACCGACCGGCGCTACTGGCGCCCAGGGACCGACTGGACCGACTGGCGCTACCGGCGCTCAGGGACCGACTGGACCGACCGGCGCTACTGGCGCCCAGGGACCGACTGGACCGACTGGCGCTACCGGCGCTCAGGGACCGACTGGACCGACCGGCGCTACTGGCGCCCAGGGACCTACTGGCGCTACTGGACCTCAGGGACCGACTGGACCGACCGGCGCTACCGGCGCTCAGGGACCGACTGGACCGACTGGCGCTACCGGCGCCCAGGGACCTACTGGACCGACTGGGCCTCAGGGACCCACTGGACCGACTGGCGCTACCGGCGCTCAGGGACCCACTGGACCGACTGGTGCGACTGGACCTCAGGGACCTACTGGACCGACTGGCGCTACCGGCGCCCAGGGACCTACTGGGCCGACTGGCGTGACTGGACCTCAGGGACCTACTGGACCGACTGGACCGACCGGCGCTCAGGGACCCACTGGACCGACCGGCGCTACTGGCGCCCAGGGACCTACTGGGCCGACTGGCGTGACTGGACCTCAGGGACCTACTGGACCGACTGGACCGACCGGCGCTCAGGGACCCACTGGACCGACCGGCGCTACTGGCGCCCAGGGATCGACTGGACCTACTGGCGCGACTGGACCTCAGGGACCTACTGGACCGACTGGCGCTACCGGTGCCCAGGGACCTACTGGACCTACTGGCGCTACCGGCGCCCAGGGACCTACTGGACCGACCGGGGCTACCGGCGCCCAGGGACCTACTGGACCGACTGGACCTCAGGGGCCGACTGGACCGACCGGGGCTACCGGCGCTCAGGGGCCGACTGGACCTACTGGACCTACTGGACCTACTGGCTCTACCGGCGCCCAGGGACCTACTGGACCGACCGGGGCTACCGGCGCCCAGGGACCTACTGGACCTCAGGGGCCGACTGGACCTACTGGCGCGACTGGACCTCAGGGACCTACTGGACCTACTGGCGCTACCGGTGCCCAGGGACCTACTGGACCTACTGGCGCTACCGGCGCTCAGGGACCGACTGGACCTACTGGCTCTACCGGCGCCCAGGGACCTACTGGACCGACCGGGGCTACCGGCGCCCAGGGACCTACTGGACCTCAGGGGCCGACTGGACCGACTGGCACGACTGGACCTACTGGACCTACTGGCTCTACCGGCGCCCAGGGACCTACTGGACCGACTGGCTCTACCGGCGCCCAGGGACCTACTGGACCGACCGGGGCTACCGGCGCCCAGGGGCCGACTGGCGCGACTGGACCTCAGGGGCCGACTGGACCGACCGGGGCTACTGGCGCTCAGGGGCCGACTGGACCGACCGGAGCTACTGGATCTCAGGGGCCGACTGGACCGACCGGGGCTACCGGCGCTCAGGGGCCGACTGGACCGACTGGACCGACTGGTGTCCAAGGACCTATTGGACCGACTGGACCTCAGGGGCCTCAGGGACCACAGGGTATTGAAGGATCTGTTGGACCTACTGGACCTACTGGATCTACCGGACCTACCGGGCCTACTGGGCCTACTGGCTCTACTGGCTCTACCGGCGCTACTGGTGCCCAGGGACCGACTGGACCTACTGGACCACAGGGACCTCAGGGACCACAAGGTATTGAAGGACCTGTTGGACCTACCGGACCCACTGGTTCTACAGGGGCCCAAGGACCTACCGGGCCTACTGGACCTACTGGCGTTACCGGTGCCCAAGGACCTACCGGGCCTACTGGCTCTACCGGCGCTACTGGTGCCCAGGGACCGACTGGACCTACTGGACCACAGGGACCTCAGGGACCACAAGGTATTGAAGGACCTGTTGGACCTACCGGACCTACTGGTGCTACAGGGGCCCAAGGATCTACCGGGCCTACTGGACCTACTGGCTCTACCGGCGCTACTGGTGCCCAGGGACCTACCGGACCCACTGGTGCTACAGGGGCTCAAGGACCTACCGGGCCTACTGGTGCTACAGGGGCCCAAGGACCTACCGGGCCTACTGGCTCTACCGGCGCTACTGGTGCCCAGGGACCGACTGGCCCTACTGGACCACAAGGACCTCAGGGACCACAAGGTATTGAAGGACCTGTTGGACCTACCGGACCCACTGGTGCTACAGGGGCCCAAGGACCTACCGGGCCTACTGGCTCTACCGGCGCTACTGGTGCCCAGGGACCTACCGGACCAACTGGACCTCAGGGACCTCTGGGACCACAAGGTATCGAAGGACCTGTTGGACCTACCGGACCGACTGGTGCCCAAGGACCTACTGGACCTACCGGACCGACTGGCTCTACCGGTACTACTGGTGCCCAGGGACCGATTGGACCGACTGGACCTCAAGGACCTCAGGGTCCACAAGGAATTGAAGGATCTGTTGGACCCACTGGACCTACTGGGCCGACTGGATCTACTGGACCTACTGGGCCTACTGGCTCTACAGGCGCTCAAGGAGTTATTGGACCTACTGGGCCTCAGGGATCAGAAGGACCTCAGGGACCACAAGGAATTGAGGGACCTGTTGGACCGACTGGACCTACTGGACCTACTGGGCCAACAGGAGCCAGCGGTGCCATTCCAACCGCGTTTTTTAATGCCGATCTCTCCGCTTCCGGCAGCTTTATTGATGTGCCGGTGGGGAATGTCATTTATCATTTACAATTTAGCACTGCCACTCAGTTGACGTTATTTTTAATACCAGCCACTGTACCTGTACTAATAGATTTGAAACGTTCCAGCCAATTTGACACAACCGGAGTTGATGCGTTTACCAGAGATAACTTTACGCTTTCAGCTAGCTTAGATATTGACACCATCGTGTTCAATTCGTCCAGGGAAATGCATAGAACCTGGCTACGGCAGCAGAATCCAGTTACCGGCTTATGGTCCTTGCACGAAATAGACCTTTTCGCTTCCAATGGCAGCGCTAGAGTCACCATTTGGATATACCAAATCTTCACGAATGTAAGCCTTTGA
- a CDS encoding aminoglycoside phosphotransferase family protein — translation MNLKEFFETILMSFNMGKMVSEPEKVTGGLTHKMYKISTDKGNYIIKLLNPNIMSRATAMNNYNQADIIEEKLKQNNVPAIYSLIYNKKKMQELNGQYFYVYNWYDGKSLKNNEIKEVNCNKIGEALAKIHNIDLKNNEFIRNEIHVDFNKYIELAKKANSPIYDLLQDKVEILNASMNCGNKAIKSMPKVLSICHNDMDSKNVLWIKDDYKIIDLECLGYSNPYLELFELALCWSGYEKCNIYYDLFNSFFNSYFRNTTLDTNIDWETVYYCNFGRLEWLEFNIKRALMIECDTKEEQDLGINEVKETIEHVVYYAKARAEILNNINQYKSKNIKSR, via the coding sequence ATGAATTTAAAAGAATTCTTTGAAACGATTTTAATGAGTTTTAACATGGGTAAAATGGTTTCGGAACCTGAAAAGGTTACAGGTGGTCTTACACATAAGATGTACAAAATTAGCACTGATAAGGGAAACTATATCATCAAATTATTAAATCCTAACATTATGAGCAGAGCTACCGCTATGAATAACTATAATCAAGCGGATATTATTGAAGAAAAATTAAAACAAAATAATGTTCCGGCAATATACTCTTTGATTTATAACAAAAAGAAAATGCAGGAATTAAACGGACAATATTTTTATGTATATAATTGGTATGATGGAAAATCATTAAAAAATAATGAGATAAAAGAAGTTAATTGTAATAAAATAGGAGAAGCTTTAGCCAAAATCCACAATATCGATTTAAAGAATAATGAATTCATAAGGAATGAAATCCATGTGGATTTTAATAAATATATTGAGTTAGCAAAGAAAGCAAATTCACCAATCTATGATTTGCTGCAAGATAAAGTTGAAATTTTAAATGCAAGTATGAATTGTGGTAATAAGGCAATAAAAAGTATGCCTAAGGTATTGAGTATCTGTCACAATGATATGGATAGTAAAAATGTATTATGGATAAAAGACGATTATAAAATAATTGATTTAGAGTGCCTGGGATATTCTAATCCATATTTAGAATTGTTTGAGCTTGCATTATGCTGGTCTGGTTATGAAAAATGTAATATCTATTACGATTTGTTTAATTCCTTTTTCAATTCTTATTTTAGGAATACAACACTAGATACCAATATTGATTGGGAAACTGTTTATTATTGTAATTTTGGAAGACTTGAATGGTTAGAATTTAATATAAAAAGGGCATTAATGATTGAATGCGACACAAAAGAAGAACAGGACTTAGGAATAAACGAAGTAAAAGAGACTATAGAACATGTTGTTTATTATGCAAAGGCAAGAGCTGAAATTCTAAACAATATTAACCAGTATAAAAGTAAAAACATAAAAAGCAGATAG
- a CDS encoding DUF1846 domain-containing protein produces the protein MKFGFDNNKYLTMQSEHIRERISQFGDKLYLEFGGKLFDDYHASRVLPGFEPDSKLRMLMQLSDQAEIVIAINAADIEKNKIRHDLGITYDVDVLRLIQSFTDKGLYVGSVVITQYSGQKAADLFKSKLEKMGIKVYRHYIIDGYPSNVSLIVSDEGYGRNDYIETTKPLVIITAPGPGSGKMATCLSQLYHENKRGIKAGYAKFETFPIWNISLKHPVNLAYEAATADLNDVNMIDPFHLEAYGKTTVNYNRDVEIFPVLSAIFEGIYGECPYKSPTDMGVNMVGFCMVDDEVCREASMQEIIRRYYQALSRLARDMGSKDEVYKIELLMKQAKITADMRKVVNAANKLAEVKGSPAAALELEDGTIVTGKTTNLLGASAALLLNTVKVLGDIPHDIHLISPSAIEPIQKLKINYLGSKNPRLHTDEVLIALSASAATDPNAQIALEQLPKLKGCDAHTSVLLSDVDVKVFKKLGVNLTCEPIYEEKKIYH, from the coding sequence ATGAAATTCGGATTTGATAACAATAAGTATTTAACCATGCAGTCAGAACACATCAGGGAACGGATCAGCCAGTTTGGCGACAAGCTTTATCTGGAATTCGGCGGCAAGCTGTTTGATGATTATCACGCTTCCAGGGTGCTCCCAGGGTTTGAACCTGACAGCAAGCTCCGCATGCTGATGCAGCTGTCAGACCAGGCAGAAATCGTGATCGCTATCAACGCTGCGGATATTGAGAAGAATAAAATCCGCCATGATCTGGGCATCACTTATGATGTGGATGTCTTACGACTGATCCAGTCCTTTACGGATAAAGGGCTATATGTGGGAAGCGTTGTTATCACACAGTATTCCGGCCAGAAGGCTGCTGACTTATTTAAAAGTAAGTTGGAGAAAATGGGAATTAAAGTATACCGCCACTATATCATTGACGGTTATCCAAGCAATGTTTCTCTTATTGTCAGCGACGAAGGATATGGCAGGAATGATTATATAGAAACAACAAAGCCCCTTGTTATTATTACTGCACCAGGACCTGGAAGCGGAAAGATGGCAACCTGCTTATCCCAGCTTTACCACGAGAACAAGCGGGGAATCAAGGCAGGATATGCGAAATTTGAGACATTCCCCATCTGGAATATCTCCTTAAAGCATCCGGTAAACTTGGCCTACGAGGCTGCTACCGCAGACTTAAACGATGTTAATATGATCGATCCTTTTCATCTGGAGGCCTATGGAAAGACCACCGTTAATTACAACCGTGATGTAGAGATCTTTCCGGTACTAAGTGCTATCTTTGAGGGAATCTACGGAGAATGCCCTTATAAATCCCCCACTGACATGGGCGTAAATATGGTCGGCTTCTGCATGGTGGATGATGAAGTATGCAGGGAAGCTTCCATGCAGGAAATCATCAGGCGTTATTACCAGGCCCTTTCCCGTCTAGCAAGGGATATGGGTTCCAAAGATGAGGTCTATAAAATCGAGCTTCTTATGAAGCAGGCAAAAATAACTGCTGACATGAGAAAGGTTGTGAATGCTGCCAACAAGCTGGCCGAAGTAAAAGGCTCTCCGGCTGCTGCCCTTGAATTAGAGGACGGAACCATTGTCACAGGAAAAACGACCAACTTATTAGGTGCATCTGCTGCTCTCCTGTTAAATACAGTCAAGGTTTTAGGAGATATTCCTCATGACATCCATCTAATTTCTCCATCTGCCATTGAACCGATTCAGAAATTAAAGATCAACTATCTGGGCAGCAAAAATCCCAGACTTCATACGGATGAGGTTCTAATTGCGTTGTCCGCCAGTGCTGCAACCGATCCCAATGCTCAGATTGCCCTGGAACAGCTTCCGAAATTAAAGGGGTGTGACGCCCATACTTCGGTACTGCTTTCCGATGTGGATGTTAAGGTGTTTAAGAAATTGGGTGTAAATCTGACCTGCGAACCTATTTATGAAGAGAAGAAAATCTATCATTAA
- a CDS encoding methionyl aminopeptidase has protein sequence MFKIGRNDACWCGSGKKYKNCHLPFDQKLENYAVMGDEVPEHYMIKTPAQIEGVRRAGIVNNQILDLVDEMIKPGISTEDINTLVHENTIKMGGIPATLNFEGYPKSVCISINEVVCHGIPDSNRILKDGDIVNVDVTTIVDGFYADASRMFCIGNVSDEALRLVRVTKESVDLAVKEARAWGHLGDIGAAISEHIYANGFTVVREIGGHGVGVDFHEEPWVSHIGTRGTDMLLVPGMIFTIEPMVNAGKADVVQDDTDGWTIYTKDGSLSAQWEYTVLITEEGAEVLAR, from the coding sequence ATGTTTAAAATAGGAAGAAATGATGCATGTTGGTGCGGTAGCGGAAAAAAATACAAAAACTGCCATCTGCCCTTTGACCAAAAGCTTGAAAACTATGCGGTCATGGGAGATGAGGTTCCAGAGCACTATATGATAAAAACGCCGGCTCAGATTGAAGGAGTCCGCCGTGCAGGAATTGTAAACAACCAGATTCTTGATCTGGTGGATGAGATGATAAAGCCTGGCATCAGTACGGAAGATATTAATACACTGGTACACGAGAATACTATCAAAATGGGAGGAATCCCCGCTACCCTTAATTTTGAGGGGTATCCCAAAAGTGTGTGCATATCCATCAATGAGGTAGTATGCCACGGAATTCCGGATTCTAACCGGATCTTAAAGGATGGGGATATTGTCAATGTGGATGTGACCACCATTGTTGACGGTTTCTACGCCGATGCCTCCAGAATGTTCTGCATCGGAAATGTATCGGATGAAGCATTAAGACTTGTCCGTGTCACAAAGGAGAGTGTGGATCTGGCTGTGAAGGAAGCCAGGGCATGGGGCCATCTGGGAGATATCGGAGCAGCTATCTCGGAACATATCTATGCCAATGGCTTTACGGTAGTGCGGGAGATCGGCGGACACGGCGTGGGCGTGGATTTCCATGAGGAGCCATGGGTAAGCCACATCGGCACACGGGGAACCGACATGCTTCTTGTACCAGGGATGATATTTACCATTGAGCCAATGGTAAATGCCGGAAAAGCCGATGTAGTACAGGATGACACTGACGGTTGGACCATCTATACAAAGGATGGAAGCCTGTCTGCCCAGTGGGAATATACTGTTTTGATCACGGAAGAAGGAGCGGAGGTGCTTGCAAGATAA
- a CDS encoding DNA-3-methyladenine glycosylase I, which translates to MEKKRCFWVDESSPVYVKYHDEEWGVPVYDDKKLYEMFLLETFQAGLSWITILRKREFFREAFDGFDVEKVACYGEEKINSLMENTGIIRNRKKIEAAVKNSRAFMEIQREFGSFSEYLWGFTNKEVIINQDDNFPVKTELSDQVSKDLKKRGMAFVGSVTIYSYLQAIGVVNDHELSCFCRESSQNG; encoded by the coding sequence ATGGAGAAAAAACGATGCTTTTGGGTGGATGAATCCTCGCCGGTTTATGTGAAATATCACGACGAAGAGTGGGGAGTTCCTGTTTATGATGATAAAAAGCTTTATGAGATGTTCCTTTTGGAAACCTTTCAGGCAGGTCTTTCCTGGATCACCATACTGAGAAAGAGAGAATTCTTCCGGGAAGCCTTTGATGGCTTTGATGTGGAAAAGGTGGCATGCTACGGTGAGGAGAAAATAAATAGCTTAATGGAGAATACCGGCATTATAAGGAACCGGAAAAAAATAGAAGCTGCAGTAAAGAATTCCCGCGCTTTTATGGAGATCCAGCGGGAGTTCGGCTCTTTTTCCGAGTATCTATGGGGATTCACAAACAAGGAAGTCATCATCAATCAGGATGACAACTTCCCGGTAAAAACGGAGCTTTCCGACCAGGTTTCGAAAGATTTAAAGAAGAGGGGAATGGCCTTTGTAGGTTCTGTTACCATCTATTCCTATCTTCAGGCAATTGGAGTGGTCAATGACCATGAGCTTTCCTGTTTCTGCCGGGAGAGCAGTCAGAACGGCTGA
- a CDS encoding putative glycoside hydrolase, with amino-acid sequence MKRWLLAVIAFSLVTSGCSRYKGISDPPEKDNKTEESQQSTEESEQSTEAEAGKLPVEVSAKPGKKPVKVKGIYISGYMAGSEGLQKILDKIQGTEINTVVIDVKNDDGRITFAMADAPTVNEIGATEKYIKDIDSLMAQLKARGLYTIARVVAFRDPYLAEKKPEWALKNKDGSLHRDNKGLAWVNPYRTEVWDYLVEVGTEASKVGFDEVQFDYIRFSTDSSMKQVVFDEKDTRGRSKTDIITEFIQYAYDKLSSRHVFVSADVFGTIIGSKVDAEAVGQIYQEMACHLDYICPMIYPSHYGDGNFGIDHPDMEPYRTIRAALKLSRQDLETARVAGKHQAIVRPWLQDFTASYLEHHITYGAKEVRAQIQAVYDAGYDEWILWSASNRYTWDGFLSREAAKEEAEKLARIRETEATSSISAEVSTEVTTKVSTEAPTEAQTVGKEERTEKSLEGSTAAETEQETKKENKKKTRPKPDVVIVTTGGLRD; translated from the coding sequence ATGAAAAGATGGCTTTTGGCAGTGATTGCATTCTCATTGGTAACCTCCGGATGCAGCAGGTACAAAGGAATTTCCGACCCCCCAGAGAAAGACAACAAAACAGAAGAATCTCAGCAGAGTACAGAGGAATCCGAGCAGAGCACAGAGGCAGAGGCTGGGAAGCTTCCTGTTGAAGTTTCCGCAAAACCGGGAAAGAAGCCGGTAAAGGTAAAGGGAATCTATATTTCCGGATATATGGCCGGCTCTGAAGGGCTCCAGAAAATATTGGACAAGATCCAGGGTACTGAGATTAATACGGTTGTCATTGATGTGAAGAATGATGACGGGCGGATTACCTTTGCCATGGCGGATGCACCTACGGTTAATGAGATCGGTGCCACAGAAAAGTACATCAAAGATATTGATAGTCTCATGGCTCAGTTAAAGGCCAGGGGGCTTTATACCATTGCCCGGGTGGTGGCGTTCAGGGATCCTTATCTGGCCGAGAAAAAGCCGGAATGGGCACTTAAGAACAAGGACGGAAGTTTACACCGGGATAACAAGGGACTGGCCTGGGTGAACCCTTACCGGACAGAGGTATGGGATTATCTGGTGGAGGTGGGAACCGAAGCTTCCAAGGTTGGATTTGATGAAGTCCAGTTTGACTACATCCGTTTTTCCACGGACAGCTCCATGAAGCAGGTGGTATTTGACGAAAAGGATACCAGGGGCCGTTCCAAAACAGATATTATTACGGAATTTATCCAGTATGCATATGACAAGCTGTCTTCCCGCCATGTTTTTGTTTCGGCAGATGTGTTTGGCACCATCATCGGAAGCAAGGTGGACGCAGAGGCAGTAGGGCAGATCTATCAGGAGATGGCATGCCACCTGGATTATATTTGTCCCATGATCTACCCTTCCCATTACGGTGACGGTAACTTTGGAATCGATCATCCGGATATGGAGCCATACCGTACCATACGAGCCGCTTTAAAGCTGTCCAGGCAGGATCTGGAAACTGCCAGAGTGGCTGGGAAGCATCAGGCCATTGTCCGTCCCTGGCTCCAGGATTTTACGGCTTCCTATCTGGAACACCATATTACTTACGGGGCTAAGGAAGTAAGAGCCCAGATCCAGGCGGTCTATGATGCAGGCTATGATGAGTGGATTCTTTGGAGTGCATCCAACCGGTATACCTGGGATGGTTTCTTAAGCCGGGAGGCGGCGAAGGAGGAGGCAGAGAAGCTTGCCAGAATAAGAGAAACGGAAGCGACCTCTTCCATATCAGCTGAGGTATCAACAGAAGTAACAACTAAGGTATCAACAGAAGCTCCAACTGAGGCACAGACGGTAGGTAAAGAAGAGAGAACAGAAAAGAGCCTGGAAGGAAGCACAGCAGCAGAGACGGAACAGGAGACGAAGAAGGAAAATAAAAAGAAAACCAGACCCAAGCCCGATGTTGTCATTGTGACCACAGGCGGCTTAAGGGATTAG
- a CDS encoding DUF1653 domain-containing protein: MDRAPRPGDFYRHFKDKMYQVITVAVHSETGEELVVYQALYGSFGTYARPLSMFISEVDHEKYPDVKQKYRFERVDTGSEQPVAEASLQSVESLPPDDCHHENKNLLAFLDAGTYHEKLEVLENRKDHFSAEELLAICEIMEIGRPDSEPEEKYYAVKRYLELQNKYEGSRLR, from the coding sequence ATGGACAGAGCACCCAGACCAGGAGATTTTTACCGGCATTTTAAAGACAAGATGTACCAGGTGATAACCGTTGCGGTTCATTCCGAAACAGGAGAAGAGTTGGTTGTTTATCAGGCGTTATATGGATCCTTTGGAACATATGCCCGTCCGTTGTCCATGTTTATCAGTGAGGTGGACCATGAAAAGTATCCGGATGTAAAGCAGAAATACAGGTTTGAACGGGTGGACACCGGTTCTGAACAGCCTGTAGCGGAAGCCAGTCTCCAAAGTGTGGAGAGTTTGCCCCCGGATGATTGCCATCATGAAAATAAAAATCTCCTTGCATTTCTTGATGCCGGGACGTATCATGAGAAGTTGGAGGTTCTTGAGAATCGGAAGGACCATTTTTCTGCGGAAGAGCTTTTGGCAATCTGCGAGATTATGGAGATCGGAAGGCCGGATTCAGAACCTGAGGAGAAATATTATGCAGTGAAAAGGTATCTGGAGCTGCAGAATAAATACGAGGGATCAAGATTGAGGTGA